In Gemmata obscuriglobus, a single genomic region encodes these proteins:
- a CDS encoding glycosyltransferase family 2 protein yields the protein MSQVLIAPPEPRVARPAVPDVSVCIANWNCVELLRRCLQSLFEQDQGARFEVIIADNASTDGAADMVVAEFPDVVLIRNAENYGFARASNQAAAVATGRFLFFLNNDTLVPERTLRRFLDLAEANPGAGMFGPRLRGADGEVQISYRRRPTLAALLHRITLLRWTGLFRRAYYEYRRDTFDPMTAREVEVLMGAAVFLSRTVFDRVGRWDEAYWFGVEDIDLSTQVSRFGPVLYAASVEVVHYGRAAGRTNINFAAPNVAIGYVHYFRKCGAGPLALFAYKALVTVDAPLQLTQKLVEAVWRRATGQRAKAHNSLVAARGLWAFLRRELLRFWKA from the coding sequence ATGTCGCAGGTGCTCATCGCACCGCCCGAACCCCGCGTCGCCCGCCCGGCCGTGCCGGACGTGTCGGTGTGCATCGCCAACTGGAATTGCGTCGAACTGCTCCGGCGCTGCCTTCAGTCGCTGTTCGAACAGGACCAGGGCGCCCGGTTCGAGGTGATTATTGCCGACAACGCGTCCACCGACGGGGCGGCCGACATGGTCGTCGCCGAGTTCCCGGACGTGGTCCTCATTCGGAACGCCGAGAACTACGGCTTCGCGCGCGCCAGCAACCAGGCCGCCGCGGTCGCGACCGGCCGGTTCCTGTTCTTCCTGAACAACGACACCCTCGTCCCCGAGCGCACGCTCCGGCGGTTCCTGGACCTCGCGGAGGCGAACCCCGGGGCGGGCATGTTCGGCCCGCGGCTGCGCGGCGCCGACGGCGAGGTCCAGATCTCGTACCGGCGCCGCCCCACGCTCGCCGCGCTGCTGCACCGGATCACGCTGTTGCGCTGGACCGGGCTGTTCCGCCGCGCGTACTACGAGTACCGCCGCGACACGTTCGACCCGATGACCGCGCGCGAGGTCGAGGTGCTGATGGGGGCCGCGGTGTTCCTGTCCCGCACGGTGTTCGACCGGGTCGGGCGGTGGGACGAGGCCTACTGGTTCGGGGTCGAGGACATCGACCTGTCCACGCAGGTGAGCCGGTTCGGGCCGGTGCTGTACGCCGCGAGCGTGGAGGTCGTCCACTACGGGCGCGCGGCGGGCCGCACCAACATCAACTTCGCGGCCCCGAACGTGGCGATCGGCTACGTGCACTACTTCCGCAAGTGCGGCGCCGGCCCGCTCGCGCTCTTCGCGTACAAGGCCCTGGTGACCGTCGACGCCCCGCTTCAACTCACCCAGAAGCTCGTCGAGGCGGTCTGGCGGCGGGCGACCGGGCAGCGGGCGAAGGCGCACAACAGCTTGGTCGCGGCCCGCGGGCTGTGGGCGTTCCTGCGCCGCGAGCTGCTCCGTTTTTGGAAGGCGTGA
- a CDS encoding class I SAM-dependent methyltransferase — translation MRTRDLLRFVPGLSKLAHALTARERENRLLTEECWRLAGENHRLKARAGNRRPGHTEPGAAPPLPPEVLRLMVAGTGDADWFLTAGKLAADALAALLARNGVALGDCEAVLDFGCGCGRVLRHLTHLPAALHGCDSNPVGVEWCAEHLPTARFAVNALESALDYDAGSFDVAYAFSVLTHLPQPLQFHWMRELRRVLKPGGVLVLSLHGDALVGKLNRAERADYRAGRLVVRSGELAGTNHCAVFHPPAFVRGVLADGFEVLEHAREGAKGNPPQDAWVLRRK, via the coding sequence ATGCGTACCCGCGACCTGCTGCGGTTCGTCCCCGGGCTGTCGAAGCTCGCCCACGCGCTGACCGCCCGGGAGCGGGAGAACCGGTTACTCACCGAAGAGTGCTGGCGGCTCGCGGGCGAGAACCACCGGCTGAAGGCCCGCGCCGGCAACCGCCGCCCGGGCCACACCGAACCGGGCGCGGCGCCCCCGCTCCCGCCCGAGGTGCTGCGGCTGATGGTCGCGGGGACCGGCGACGCGGATTGGTTCCTCACCGCCGGGAAACTCGCCGCCGACGCGCTCGCGGCGCTGCTGGCGCGCAACGGCGTGGCGCTTGGGGACTGCGAGGCGGTGCTCGACTTCGGGTGCGGGTGCGGGCGCGTGCTCCGGCACCTGACGCACCTGCCCGCGGCGCTGCACGGGTGCGACTCGAACCCGGTGGGCGTGGAGTGGTGCGCGGAGCACCTCCCGACCGCCCGGTTCGCGGTGAACGCGCTGGAATCGGCGCTCGACTACGACGCCGGCTCGTTCGATGTCGCCTACGCGTTCTCGGTGCTGACGCACCTGCCGCAGCCGCTTCAGTTCCACTGGATGCGCGAGCTGCGCCGCGTGCTGAAGCCGGGCGGGGTGCTGGTGCTCTCGCTGCACGGCGACGCGCTGGTCGGGAAGTTGAACCGGGCCGAACGCGCCGACTACCGGGCGGGGCGGCTGGTGGTGCGCTCCGGGGAACTGGCGGGAACGAACCACTGCGCCGTGTTCCACCCGCCGGCGTTCGTGCGCGGGGTGCTGGCCGACGGGTTCGAGGTGCTGGAACACGCCCGCGAGGGCGCGAAGGGGAACCCGCCGCAAGACGCGTGGGTGCTACGCCGGAAGTGA
- a CDS encoding glycosyltransferase family 9 protein: MTLDQINARRIAIIKPSALGDIVHALPVLTALRSRFPAARITWVVNASLEPLIAGHPDLTDTLPFDRGAFKGLRGGLAAAWGFAAELRRRQFDLVIDMQGLFRSGLMALSSGAPHRVGFRNAREGSRYAYTHKLAAPARTEGHAVDRMWAVAEAFGVGHLPKTFRVPVRTDERITARAELMTLPRPWVAVAVGAKWVTKRWPPPHFAELLNRAQSRFGGSAVFVGGHEDTPAAREVIAGLRGPALDLTGRTSLPRLSAALSLADVMVGNDTGPLHLAAALGVPCVAPYLCTKVASHGPYTQAANCVETAVACGGSYIKKCPNMVCLPDLTADRLWPKLAEVLDTWQHARSSRSA; this comes from the coding sequence ATGACGCTGGACCAGATCAACGCGCGGCGGATCGCGATCATCAAACCCAGCGCACTGGGCGACATCGTTCACGCGCTTCCGGTTTTAACGGCCCTCCGCAGCCGGTTCCCGGCGGCGCGCATCACCTGGGTCGTGAACGCGAGTCTCGAGCCGCTCATCGCCGGCCACCCGGACCTGACCGACACGCTCCCGTTCGATCGGGGGGCGTTCAAGGGGCTCCGCGGCGGGCTCGCGGCCGCGTGGGGCTTCGCCGCGGAACTCCGCCGCCGGCAGTTCGACCTCGTTATCGACATGCAGGGGCTGTTCCGCAGCGGGCTGATGGCGCTGTCGAGCGGCGCCCCGCACCGGGTCGGGTTCCGCAACGCCCGCGAGGGCAGCCGGTACGCGTACACGCACAAGCTGGCCGCGCCCGCGCGCACGGAGGGGCACGCGGTCGATCGCATGTGGGCCGTCGCGGAGGCGTTCGGCGTCGGGCACCTGCCGAAAACGTTCCGCGTGCCGGTGCGGACGGACGAGCGGATAACGGCGCGGGCGGAACTGATGACGCTCCCGCGCCCGTGGGTGGCGGTCGCGGTGGGGGCGAAGTGGGTCACGAAGCGCTGGCCCCCCCCGCACTTCGCGGAACTGCTGAACCGGGCGCAGTCGCGTTTCGGCGGTTCCGCGGTTTTTGTGGGCGGGCACGAGGACACGCCGGCCGCGCGCGAGGTGATCGCCGGCCTGCGCGGCCCCGCGCTCGACCTCACCGGCCGGACCTCGCTCCCGCGCCTGTCGGCCGCGCTGTCATTGGCCGATGTGATGGTCGGCAACGACACGGGGCCGCTGCACCTCGCGGCGGCGCTGGGCGTACCGTGCGTGGCGCCGTACCTCTGCACCAAGGTGGCGTCCCACGGGCCGTACACGCAAGCCGCCAACTGCGTCGAAACGGCGGTGGCGTGCGGCGGGAGCTACATCAAGAAGTGCCCGAACATGGTCTGCCTGCCGGACCTGACCGCGGACCGGCTGTGGCCCAAACTGGCAGAGGTTCTCGACACATGGCAGCACGCGCGCAGCTCCCGTTCCGCCTGA
- a CDS encoding Maf family protein, whose translation MAARAQLPFRLILASGSWGRRWLMEQAGYPFEVKPSNIDEPTEARLGDCRHYVGELAWLKAEAVALKEPDGLVIAADTVGWLNGKVVGKPEDEADARRIIKSLSGTVHELWTGVCLWHRPSDFQFCWQERSLVRMAQLSDAEIDAYLKTRKWEGCSGAYSIEFPHDPYLTIETGSASNVVGLPMESLEKALGWMAKMM comes from the coding sequence ATGGCAGCACGCGCGCAGCTCCCGTTCCGCCTGATCCTCGCGAGCGGCTCGTGGGGCCGCCGCTGGCTCATGGAGCAAGCCGGGTACCCGTTCGAGGTGAAGCCGTCCAACATCGACGAGCCCACGGAAGCCCGGCTGGGCGACTGCCGGCACTACGTCGGCGAACTCGCGTGGCTCAAGGCCGAAGCGGTCGCGCTGAAAGAACCCGACGGGCTCGTCATCGCCGCCGACACGGTGGGCTGGCTGAACGGGAAAGTCGTGGGCAAGCCCGAAGACGAGGCGGACGCGCGGCGCATCATCAAATCCCTGTCGGGCACCGTTCACGAACTCTGGACCGGGGTGTGCTTGTGGCACCGCCCGTCGGACTTTCAGTTCTGCTGGCAGGAGCGCAGCCTCGTCCGCATGGCCCAGCTCTCGGACGCCGAAATCGACGCCTACCTGAAGACGCGCAAGTGGGAAGGGTGCAGCGGCGCGTACTCGATCGAGTTCCCGCACGACCCTTACCTGACGATCGAAACCGGGAGCGCGAGCAACGTCGTCGGGCTCCCGATGGAGTCGCTGGAGAAGGCGCTGGGGTGGATGGCCAAAATGATGTGA
- a CDS encoding SMI1/KNR4 family protein, which yields MAGPEKQLRDLFRRVFGPPEPPPPMAELVGRLDAWLARNRADYYARLRPGLSHAAWLDFESQLGVKLPDAFRVLYQWRDGQGDTFDSFHGNRQWMPAEDIGRVKTLMDGMIGYDFEPGWWDPNWVPFLENGAGSYLCVDVAGPEPGRLVEFWNRDHDRPEIAPSLEWWTYKFVTSLERDRWERTKVGFECVEARDGE from the coding sequence GTGGCCGGTCCGGAAAAACAGTTGCGTGACTTGTTCCGTCGTGTCTTCGGCCCGCCCGAACCTCCACCGCCGATGGCGGAACTGGTCGGCCGTCTCGATGCCTGGCTCGCACGAAATCGTGCCGACTATTACGCCCGCCTTCGCCCGGGTCTGTCTCATGCGGCGTGGCTCGACTTCGAATCTCAACTGGGTGTGAAGCTGCCGGACGCTTTTCGTGTGCTGTACCAGTGGCGAGACGGTCAGGGTGACACGTTCGACAGCTTTCACGGCAATCGACAATGGATGCCCGCGGAAGACATCGGGCGCGTCAAAACGCTGATGGACGGTATGATCGGATATGACTTCGAGCCGGGCTGGTGGGACCCGAACTGGGTGCCGTTTTTGGAGAACGGGGCCGGGAGCTATCTGTGCGTGGATGTGGCCGGTCCGGAACCTGGGCGGTTGGTCGAGTTCTGGAACCGCGATCACGATCGTCCCGAGATCGCCCCAAGTCTCGAGTGGTGGACGTACAAGTTCGTCACGTCTCTCGAACGTGATCGTTGGGAGCGCACAAAGGTTGGTTTCGAGTGCGTCGAGGCAAGAGACGGCGAATAG
- a CDS encoding IS3 family transposase (programmed frameshift), with amino-acid sequence MAGKRKSHSAAFKAQVALAALKGDKTINELASQHGVHPTLIHGWKKQLLTGAEAVFASGAKGTGPPEDKTTELYEQIGRLKVELDWVKKKSAASAEAKRARIEAEHPELSVRRQCELIGLNRSTVYYEPTPESAENLTLMRLIDEQYTTCPFYGSRRLAAWLGTQGHEVNRKRVQRLLRIMGLEALYPKPKLSVGSGHKVYPYLLRGVAIDRVHQVWSTDITYIPMPTGFMYLAATMDWFSRYVVAWRLSNTLDGSFCQDMLEEALGRGKPEVFNTDQGVQFTAAAWVGRLERAGVAVSMDGRGRCLDNVFVERLWRSVKYEDVYLKGYESVPALESGLRAYFGFYNTERLHQSLDYRTPAQVYGVGATKAPTKQ; translated from the exons ATGGCGGGCAAGCGGAAGAGTCACTCGGCGGCGTTCAAGGCCCAGGTCGCGCTGGCGGCCCTCAAGGGCGACAAGACCATCAACGAACTGGCGAGTCAGCACGGCGTCCACCCGACCCTGATTCATGGGTGGAAGAAGCAGTTGCTCACCGGGGCCGAGGCCGTGTTCGCCTCGGGGGCGAAGGGCACCGGCCCCCCGGAAGACAAGACGACCGAGTTGTACGAGCAGATCGGCCGCCTCAAGGTGGAACTCGACTGGGTGAAAAAAAAATCGGCCGCC TCGGCTGAGGCCAAGCGTGCCCGGATCGAGGCCGAGCACCCGGAGCTGAGCGTCCGGCGCCAGTGCGAGCTGATCGGATTGAACCGCTCGACGGTGTACTACGAGCCGACCCCGGAGAGCGCGGAGAACCTGACGCTGATGCGGTTGATCGACGAGCAGTACACGACGTGCCCGTTCTACGGGAGCCGGCGCCTGGCCGCGTGGCTGGGCACCCAGGGCCACGAGGTGAACCGCAAGCGGGTGCAGCGGCTGTTGCGGATCATGGGGTTGGAGGCCCTGTACCCCAAGCCCAAGCTGTCGGTCGGGTCCGGGCACAAGGTGTACCCGTACCTGTTGCGGGGCGTGGCCATCGACCGGGTCCATCAGGTGTGGAGCACGGACATCACGTACATCCCGATGCCCACCGGGTTCATGTACCTGGCCGCAACGATGGACTGGTTCAGCCGGTACGTGGTGGCCTGGCGACTGTCCAACACGTTGGACGGGTCATTCTGCCAGGACATGCTGGAGGAGGCCTTGGGCCGGGGCAAGCCGGAGGTGTTCAACACGGACCAGGGAGTCCAGTTCACGGCCGCCGCGTGGGTCGGGCGATTGGAGCGGGCCGGGGTCGCGGTGAGCATGGACGGGCGGGGCCGGTGCCTGGACAACGTGTTCGTGGAGCGCCTGTGGCGGAGCGTCAAGTACGAGGACGTGTACCTCAAGGGTTACGAGTCGGTGCCGGCCCTGGAGAGTGGGCTCCGGGCGTACTTCGGGTTCTACAACACCGAGCGGTTACACCAGTCCCTGGACTACCGCACCCCGGCTCAGGTGTATGGCGTCGGAGCCACGAAGGCCCCGACGAAACAGTAG
- a CDS encoding ISAs1-like element ISGob5 family transposase, with translation MSAAPGPRPLIEYLSQIPDPRVELKCFHDLIDVLMIVTCGTIVGADDFVSIAEFARAKESWFRDRLGLTLRNGIPSHDTLNRVFALVRPEAFGRCFRAWVADAAEGLRVPHIPIDGKTMRGSKRVTGTGARKATHIVSAWAQQLGLTLAQVKTDEKSNEITAIPELLERLDLAGALVSIDAMGTQKDIAQQIVAAKGDYLLAVKDNQPRLLEDIQRLAEGALEASYAGRSTDLNEGTGHGREEMRFCFVIDDLESIRDRNVWPRLRSVVVLVSSRTVAGRTSDEVRYYISSRKASAKRFQTWIRAHWCIENSCHWVLDVAFREDDHRLREGHGPQNMALVRKIALAMLKKANAKCGIKNRRLKAGWDNTYLEQVLLKNPED, from the coding sequence ATGAGTGCCGCCCCCGGCCCACGCCCGTTAATCGAGTACCTGTCCCAGATCCCGGATCCGCGGGTCGAGTTGAAGTGCTTCCACGACTTGATTGATGTACTCATGATCGTGACCTGTGGGACGATCGTCGGGGCCGATGACTTCGTGTCGATCGCCGAGTTCGCGCGGGCCAAGGAGTCCTGGTTCCGGGACCGGCTGGGGCTGACGCTGCGCAACGGGATTCCGTCCCACGACACCCTCAACCGGGTGTTCGCGCTGGTCCGCCCGGAGGCGTTCGGGCGGTGCTTCCGGGCGTGGGTCGCGGACGCCGCCGAGGGCCTCCGGGTGCCCCACATCCCGATCGACGGGAAGACCATGCGGGGGTCCAAGCGGGTCACCGGCACGGGGGCTCGCAAGGCCACACACATCGTCAGCGCATGGGCTCAGCAGTTGGGCCTCACGTTGGCCCAGGTGAAGACCGACGAGAAGTCCAACGAGATCACCGCGATCCCGGAACTGCTGGAGCGGCTGGACCTCGCGGGGGCCCTGGTGAGCATCGACGCGATGGGCACCCAGAAGGACATCGCCCAGCAGATCGTGGCCGCCAAGGGGGACTACCTGCTGGCGGTCAAGGACAACCAGCCGCGGCTGCTCGAGGACATCCAGCGGTTGGCCGAGGGGGCCCTAGAGGCGAGCTACGCGGGCCGCTCGACCGACCTCAACGAAGGAACGGGCCACGGGCGCGAGGAGATGCGGTTCTGCTTCGTGATCGACGACCTGGAGTCGATCCGGGACCGGAATGTGTGGCCCCGGTTGCGGTCCGTCGTGGTGCTCGTCAGCAGCCGCACGGTCGCCGGTAGGACGAGCGACGAGGTGCGGTATTACATCAGCTCGCGGAAGGCATCGGCCAAGCGGTTCCAAACGTGGATCCGGGCTCATTGGTGCATCGAGAATTCATGCCATTGGGTGCTGGATGTCGCGTTCCGAGAAGACGACCACCGACTCCGTGAAGGGCACGGCCCGCAGAATATGGCCCTCGTGCGCAAGATCGCCTTGGCGATGTTGAAGAAGGCAAACGCCAAATGTGGGATCAAGAACCGGCGACTCAAGGCCGGATGGGATAATACCTACCTCGAACAGGTACTACTGAAAAATCCCGAGGATTGA
- a CDS encoding helix-turn-helix domain-containing protein translates to MAERIHRDMKWTAEDRARYKAIREQFQKERPTPQQLIESGEYNGPIPHGVYLSLMAALVELKKAREAAGLSLADVAERSGIDKAALGRLENGVHDNPTVDTLARYAAAIGKRLVWSLQDVAPTV, encoded by the coding sequence ATGGCCGAGCGCATTCACCGCGACATGAAATGGACCGCCGAGGATCGCGCGCGGTACAAGGCCATTCGCGAGCAGTTTCAGAAAGAGCGTCCGACGCCCCAACAGCTCATCGAAAGTGGTGAGTACAACGGCCCCATTCCGCACGGGGTGTACCTGTCGCTCATGGCCGCACTGGTCGAACTCAAGAAGGCGCGGGAGGCGGCCGGGTTGAGCCTCGCAGATGTCGCCGAGCGGTCGGGTATCGACAAGGCCGCGCTCGGCCGGCTCGAAAACGGCGTCCACGATAACCCAACCGTTGATACGCTGGCCCGTTACGCTGCGGCAATTGGCAAGCGGCTGGTATGGTCGCTTCAAGATGTTGCACCAACAGTATGA
- a CDS encoding DUF1810 domain-containing protein, with amino-acid sequence MTNANDPYDLNRFVAAQQGGGGRSDYATALAEVRAGDKVTHWMWYVFPQFAGLGFSAMSQRYAIKSRAEAEAYLAHPVLGPRLLECAEAALGVAGKSALDIFGGPDDAKLKSCATLFAHISPDGSVFHQLLERFFGGERDEKTLRLLG; translated from the coding sequence ATGACAAACGCGAATGACCCTTACGACCTGAACCGGTTCGTTGCGGCCCAGCAGGGCGGTGGCGGGCGGTCGGATTACGCCACCGCGCTGGCCGAGGTCCGTGCCGGCGACAAGGTCACGCACTGGATGTGGTACGTCTTCCCACAGTTCGCCGGGCTGGGGTTCAGTGCGATGTCCCAGCGGTACGCGATCAAGAGCCGTGCGGAGGCGGAAGCGTACCTCGCCCACCCCGTTCTCGGGCCGCGCCTCCTCGAATGCGCCGAGGCGGCGCTGGGTGTCGCGGGCAAATCGGCGCTCGACATCTTCGGCGGTCCCGACGACGCGAAGCTCAAATCGTGCGCGACGCTGTTCGCGCACATCTCGCCGGACGGCTCCGTGTTCCACCAACTCCTGGAGCGGTTCTTCGGCGGTGAGCGAGACGAGAAAACGCTCCGACTGCTCGGTTGA